The following are encoded together in the Xanthomonas sacchari genome:
- a CDS encoding GNAT family N-acetyltransferase has protein sequence MTVRPYRAEDWARLCAIHDAARLEELQAAGLVEAFLPLPIAAEREGLFDYRVQVAECDGQVLGFVADDGEELAWLYVDPAARRRGVGQALVTAVQDASPPGLTLELLEGNAAALAFYRACGFVETGVHGGRMPGNEAFAVRVQCMRWPGVAS, from the coding sequence GTGACCGTCCGGCCGTACCGGGCCGAGGACTGGGCGCGCCTGTGCGCCATCCACGATGCCGCGCGCCTGGAAGAATTGCAGGCGGCGGGGCTGGTGGAGGCGTTTCTGCCGCTGCCGATCGCGGCCGAGCGCGAAGGCCTGTTCGATTACCGCGTGCAGGTCGCCGAGTGCGATGGCCAGGTGCTCGGCTTCGTCGCCGATGATGGCGAGGAACTGGCCTGGCTGTACGTGGATCCGGCCGCGCGCCGGCGCGGCGTCGGCCAGGCGTTGGTGACCGCGGTGCAGGACGCTAGCCCGCCCGGCCTGACCCTGGAATTGCTGGAGGGCAATGCCGCGGCACTGGCGTTCTATCGCGCCTGTGGCTTCGTCGAAACCGGCGTGCACGGCGGGCGTATGCCCGGCAACGAGGCCTTCGCGGTGCGCGTGCAGTGCATGCGCTGGCCGGGCGTCGCGTCGTAG
- a CDS encoding arsenate reductase, producing the protein MTTLYGLKNCDTCKKATKWLDRFGVAYTFVDYREHKPTPETLLEWAGQAGGFDALVNKSSTTWRQLPDNKKTPGSDAEWKLLLREYPQLIRRPVVVTDDGKLSQGFSDNGFKQRFGVA; encoded by the coding sequence ATGACGACGTTGTACGGATTGAAGAACTGCGACACCTGCAAGAAGGCGACGAAGTGGCTGGACCGCTTCGGCGTGGCCTATACCTTCGTCGATTACCGCGAGCACAAGCCGACCCCGGAGACCCTGCTGGAGTGGGCCGGCCAGGCCGGTGGCTTCGACGCGCTGGTCAACAAGTCCTCCACCACCTGGCGGCAGTTACCCGACAACAAGAAGACACCCGGCTCCGATGCCGAGTGGAAGCTGCTGCTGCGCGAATATCCGCAACTGATCCGCCGCCCGGTGGTGGTGACCGATGACGGCAAGCTCAGCCAGGGCTTCTCCGACAACGGCTTCAAACAGCGGTTCGGGGTGGCGTGA
- the dapD gene encoding 2,3,4,5-tetrahydropyridine-2,6-dicarboxylate N-succinyltransferase — MATKKPAAKKSAAKTPAPEKTAPKKTAKPAAAKPATPIAAAKPAKPAPKPLRAKPVAVPSADELKFTIDSAFERRATLTLDEIEGSTRPVVNRVIDGLESGEFRVAEPDGHGGWKVNEWLKKAVLLYFRVNEMAVVEAQPAPFWDKVESRFAGYHEAEFRKAGVRVVPGAVARRGSYFGKDVVLMPSFTNIGAHVGEGTMVDTWATVGSCAQIGKHCHLSGGAGIGGVLEPLQASPTIIEDHCFIGARSEVVEGVVVGHHSVIGMGVFLGQSTRIYNRATGEISYGYVPPYSVVVSGQLPSKDGSHSLYCAVIVKQVDAKTRSKTSVNDLLRGLAD; from the coding sequence ATGGCCACCAAGAAGCCCGCCGCCAAGAAGTCCGCTGCCAAGACGCCGGCGCCCGAGAAGACGGCCCCGAAGAAGACCGCCAAGCCGGCCGCTGCCAAGCCGGCGACGCCCATCGCGGCAGCCAAGCCGGCCAAGCCCGCGCCGAAGCCGCTGCGCGCCAAGCCGGTCGCCGTGCCCAGCGCCGACGAACTGAAGTTCACGATCGACAGCGCCTTCGAGCGCCGCGCCACGCTGACGCTTGACGAGATCGAGGGGTCGACCCGGCCGGTGGTCAACCGCGTCATCGATGGCCTGGAGAGCGGCGAGTTCCGCGTCGCCGAGCCGGACGGGCACGGCGGCTGGAAGGTCAACGAGTGGCTGAAGAAGGCGGTGCTGCTGTACTTCCGGGTCAACGAGATGGCGGTGGTGGAAGCGCAGCCGGCACCGTTCTGGGACAAGGTGGAATCGCGTTTCGCCGGCTATCACGAAGCCGAGTTCCGCAAGGCCGGGGTGCGCGTGGTGCCGGGCGCGGTAGCGCGTCGCGGCAGCTACTTCGGCAAGGACGTGGTGCTGATGCCGAGCTTCACCAACATCGGCGCGCACGTTGGCGAGGGCACCATGGTCGACACCTGGGCCACGGTCGGCTCCTGCGCGCAGATCGGCAAGCACTGCCACCTGTCCGGCGGTGCCGGCATCGGCGGCGTGCTCGAGCCGCTGCAGGCCAGCCCCACCATCATCGAGGACCACTGCTTCATCGGTGCGCGCTCGGAGGTGGTGGAGGGCGTGGTGGTCGGCCATCACAGCGTGATCGGCATGGGCGTGTTCCTGGGCCAGAGCACGCGCATCTACAACCGCGCCACCGGCGAGATCTCCTACGGTTACGTGCCGCCGTACAGCGTGGTGGTGTCCGGGCAGTTGCCGTCCAAGGACGGTTCGCACTCGCTGTACTGCGCGGTGATCGTCAAGCAGGTCGACGCCAAGACCCGCAGCAAGACCAGCGTCAACGATCTGCTGCGCGGGCTGGCCGACTGA
- a CDS encoding [protein-PII] uridylyltransferase, producing the protein MPGAGVDDAGWAAAVRQLLAQTDARLSKRFDQGDDIDRLLALRARALDQLIRHAWSRCVPREAGLALFAVGGYGRGELFPRSDIDLLVFGELDPAHEPALARLFPLLWDAGVPVSHAVRSAAQCTAACADQTVLTALIEARPLQADATGKAALAAAIAPQRVWPPREFFMAKREELQARHQRFGDTADNLEPDIKDGPGGLRDLHTLGWMALRAFGVRDLEPLIGLGHVGGDEAAALRRERRELARLRYGLHLVANRPEERLRFDYQKALAQRLGFSDDPESLGVEKMMQRFYRSAAIVRRLSDRLLQRFEEQFDGEAQPQPLHGGFSLRRGYLAADDEHWPQADPVQVFALFATWATHGEIRGLHSLTARALAEALPHLPAYADATTTARERFLALLRGPRAVQTLTRMARLGVLGQWIPAFAQVSGRMQFDLFHVYTVDQHTLMVLKNMAVFANARADERFSIAHEVWPRLRKPELLLLAGLFHDIAKGRGGDHSELGAVDARAFCTAHALSAADTDLVAWLVEQHLRMSVTAQKQDIADPEVIHRFASLVGDRERLDYLYLLTCADIAGTSPKLWNAWKDRLLADLYFAARRALREGLEHPLPVAERLQEAREATRALMHIQGHDDVTIDRQFAGMPDESFLRFRPEQLAWQATSLMEVELGGTLVKVRPVTPDDAALEVFVYSPDRDGLFAAIVMTLDRLGYGIHRARVLDAPHNAIFDTFEVMPADAFASGDLAQLQAGLREALAGDLARLRPARRVVPRQLRHFRFAPRIEFRESLDGRLTRLGLVAPDRPGLLADVAQVLRRHHLRVHDARIATFGERAEDLFHITDEHNLPLPEAARQALQAALQACLDPDTPPGDPR; encoded by the coding sequence ATGCCCGGCGCCGGTGTCGACGACGCCGGCTGGGCGGCCGCGGTCCGGCAACTGCTGGCGCAGACCGATGCGCGGCTGAGCAAGCGCTTCGACCAAGGCGACGATATCGACCGCCTGCTGGCGTTGCGCGCCCGCGCCCTGGACCAGTTGATCCGCCATGCCTGGAGCCGCTGCGTGCCGCGCGAGGCCGGGCTGGCCCTGTTCGCGGTCGGCGGCTATGGCCGTGGCGAACTGTTCCCGCGCTCGGACATCGACCTGCTGGTGTTCGGCGAGCTCGATCCGGCGCACGAACCGGCGCTGGCGCGGCTGTTCCCGCTGCTGTGGGATGCCGGCGTGCCGGTCAGCCATGCGGTGCGCTCGGCCGCGCAGTGCACCGCGGCCTGCGCCGACCAGACCGTGCTGACCGCCTTGATCGAGGCGCGCCCGCTGCAGGCCGACGCCACGGGCAAGGCGGCGCTGGCGGCGGCCATCGCGCCGCAGCGGGTGTGGCCGCCGCGCGAATTCTTCATGGCCAAGCGCGAGGAGTTGCAGGCCCGCCACCAGCGCTTCGGCGACACCGCCGACAACCTGGAGCCGGACATCAAGGACGGCCCCGGCGGTCTGCGCGACCTGCACACGCTCGGCTGGATGGCGCTGCGCGCGTTCGGGGTGCGCGATCTGGAGCCGCTGATCGGGCTGGGCCACGTCGGCGGCGACGAAGCCGCGGCGCTGCGCCGCGAGCGTCGCGAACTGGCGCGCTTGCGCTACGGACTGCACCTGGTGGCCAACCGCCCGGAAGAGCGCTTGCGCTTCGATTACCAGAAGGCGCTGGCGCAGCGCCTGGGCTTCTCCGACGACCCCGAGAGCCTGGGCGTGGAGAAGATGATGCAGCGCTTCTACCGCAGCGCGGCGATCGTGCGCCGGCTCAGCGACCGGCTGCTGCAACGCTTCGAGGAACAGTTCGACGGCGAAGCACAGCCGCAGCCGCTGCACGGCGGCTTCTCGCTGCGCCGCGGCTACCTGGCCGCCGACGACGAGCACTGGCCGCAGGCCGACCCGGTGCAGGTGTTCGCGTTGTTCGCCACCTGGGCCACGCACGGCGAGATCCGCGGCCTGCATTCGCTGACCGCGCGTGCGCTGGCCGAGGCGCTGCCGCACCTGCCGGCCTACGCCGACGCCACGACCACCGCGCGCGAGCGCTTCCTGGCGCTGCTGCGCGGCCCCCGCGCGGTGCAGACGCTGACCCGGATGGCGCGGCTGGGCGTGCTCGGGCAGTGGATCCCGGCGTTCGCGCAGGTGTCCGGGCGCATGCAGTTCGACCTGTTCCATGTGTACACGGTCGACCAGCACACGCTGATGGTGCTGAAGAACATGGCGGTGTTCGCCAACGCGCGCGCCGACGAGCGCTTCTCGATCGCGCATGAAGTGTGGCCGCGGCTGCGCAAGCCGGAACTGCTGCTGCTGGCCGGCCTGTTCCACGACATCGCGAAGGGCCGCGGCGGCGACCATTCGGAACTGGGCGCGGTGGATGCGCGCGCGTTCTGCACTGCGCACGCACTCAGCGCCGCCGACACCGACCTGGTCGCCTGGCTGGTCGAGCAGCACCTGCGCATGTCGGTGACCGCGCAGAAGCAGGACATCGCCGATCCGGAGGTGATCCATCGCTTCGCCAGCCTGGTCGGCGACCGCGAGCGGCTGGACTATCTGTACCTGCTGACCTGCGCCGACATCGCCGGCACCAGCCCCAAGCTGTGGAACGCCTGGAAGGACCGGCTGCTGGCCGACCTGTACTTCGCTGCGCGCCGCGCCCTGCGCGAAGGCCTGGAGCATCCGTTGCCGGTGGCCGAGCGCCTGCAGGAAGCGCGCGAGGCCACGCGCGCGCTGATGCACATCCAGGGCCACGACGACGTCACCATCGATCGCCAGTTCGCCGGCATGCCGGACGAGAGCTTCCTGCGCTTCCGCCCCGAGCAACTGGCCTGGCAGGCGACCTCGCTGATGGAGGTGGAACTGGGCGGCACCCTGGTCAAGGTGCGCCCGGTCACCCCCGACGACGCGGCACTGGAAGTGTTCGTGTACTCGCCGGACCGCGACGGCCTGTTCGCCGCGATCGTGATGACCCTGGACCGGCTCGGCTACGGCATCCATCGCGCGCGGGTGCTCGACGCTCCGCACAACGCGATCTTCGATACCTTCGAAGTGATGCCCGCCGATGCCTTCGCCAGCGGCGACCTGGCGCAGTTGCAGGCGGGGCTGCGCGAGGCGCTGGCCGGCGACCTGGCGCGCCTGCGCCCGGCGCGGCGGGTGGTGCCACGCCAGCTGCGGCACTTCCGCTTCGCGCCGCGCATCGAGTTCCGCGAGAGCCTCGATGGCCGCCTGACTCGGCTCGGCCTGGTCGCGCCGGACCGCCCGGGACTGCTGGCGGACGTGGCGCAGGTGCTGCGCCGGCACCACCTGCGCGTGCACGACGCGCGCATCGCCACCTTCGGCGAGCGCGCCGAGGACCTGTTCCACATCACCGACGAGCACAACCTGCCGTTGCCCGAGGCCGCCCGCCAGGCGCTGCAGGCCGCGCTGCAGGCGTGCCTGGACCCCGATACCCCGCCTGGAGACCCCCGCTGA
- the map gene encoding type I methionyl aminopeptidase: MTVNLKTPQDIEKMRVAGRLAAEVLDLIGPYVKPGVTTAELDRICHDHIVKVQGAVPANVGYRGYPKTVCTSVNNVICHGIPSDSKVLKDGDIVNIDVTVIKDGWHGDTSRMYCVGTPSVMARRLIEATYEAMWRGIRAVKPGATLGDVGHAIQQYAESERFSVVREYCGHGIGKVYHDEPQVLHYGRPGDGLVLKPGMTFTIEPMINEGTRYTRVLPDGWTVVTKDRKLSAQWEHMVAVTDDGVEVLTLSPGGLGEP, from the coding sequence ATGACCGTCAATCTGAAAACTCCGCAGGACATCGAGAAGATGCGCGTGGCCGGCCGCCTGGCCGCCGAGGTACTGGACCTGATCGGCCCGTACGTGAAGCCCGGCGTCACCACCGCCGAGCTGGACCGCATCTGCCACGACCACATCGTCAAGGTGCAGGGCGCCGTCCCGGCCAACGTCGGCTACCGCGGCTATCCGAAAACCGTGTGCACGTCGGTGAACAACGTCATCTGCCACGGCATCCCCAGCGACAGCAAAGTCCTGAAGGACGGCGACATCGTCAACATCGACGTTACCGTGATCAAGGACGGCTGGCATGGCGACACCAGCCGCATGTACTGCGTCGGCACGCCCTCGGTGATGGCGCGGCGCCTGATCGAGGCCACCTACGAGGCGATGTGGCGCGGCATCCGCGCGGTGAAGCCGGGCGCCACGCTCGGCGACGTCGGCCATGCCATCCAGCAGTACGCCGAGAGCGAGCGCTTCAGCGTGGTGCGCGAGTACTGCGGCCACGGCATCGGCAAGGTCTACCACGACGAACCGCAGGTGCTGCACTACGGCCGGCCGGGCGATGGCCTGGTGCTGAAGCCGGGCATGACCTTCACCATCGAGCCGATGATCAACGAGGGCACGCGCTACACCCGCGTGCTGCCGGACGGCTGGACCGTGGTGACCAAGGACCGCAAGCTGTCCGCGCAATGGGAGCACATGGTCGCCGTCACCGACGATGGGGTGGAGGTCCTGACCCTGTCGCCGGGCGGCCTCGGCGAGCCGTGA
- a CDS encoding spore coat U domain-containing protein has translation MYLFHRVLAFLVLFAAGTGLAWGQSDSRTFNVKIQITSVCDIQTAPTDVDFGSVNSTQTSINSTGTLNVRCTSGTPYNIALNAGSGSGATVTTRTMGSADASNTARVPYALYRNAARTQNWGSTIGTDTQAGTGNGAVQPITVYGQVASTNYPAGSYSDVVTATVTW, from the coding sequence ATGTACCTCTTCCATCGCGTTCTCGCCTTCCTCGTGCTGTTCGCCGCCGGGACCGGCCTGGCCTGGGGCCAGTCCGACTCGCGCACCTTCAACGTCAAGATCCAGATCACCAGCGTCTGCGACATCCAGACTGCGCCCACCGACGTCGATTTCGGCAGCGTCAATTCCACCCAGACCTCGATCAACAGCACCGGCACCTTGAACGTGCGCTGCACCTCCGGCACGCCGTACAACATCGCGCTCAATGCCGGTTCCGGCTCCGGCGCCACGGTCACCACGCGCACCATGGGCAGCGCCGACGCCAGCAATACCGCACGCGTGCCGTACGCGCTGTACCGCAACGCCGCGCGCACCCAGAACTGGGGCTCGACCATCGGCACCGACACCCAGGCCGGCACCGGCAATGGTGCAGTGCAACCGATCACCGTCTACGGCCAGGTTGCCAGCACCAACTACCCTGCCGGTTCATACAGCGACGTCGTCACCGCCACCGTCACCTGGTAA
- a CDS encoding molecular chaperone encodes MRLRLPSFLRLPALAALWLAAAGAAVAASLQVAPTSVSLRAEETAQGLWLSNSGDVPLRAQVRVFRWQQRDGEDVLDPSDRIALSPPMLELAPHARQLVRVIRLDPAPGAGEDAYRILVDELPGQDPASGASAGLQFVLRYSVPVFLQPAVATAPTLRARLLRDGAAAALEVANQGNGHAQLVDLQFVAGDGRRTAIAEGLAGYVLPGQRKRWPLPAALAQTQGTFEARINGEPHAQSLVVDTAAP; translated from the coding sequence ATGCGTTTGCGACTGCCTTCCTTCCTGCGCCTGCCGGCGCTCGCCGCGCTGTGGCTGGCAGCGGCCGGCGCGGCTGTCGCCGCGAGTCTGCAGGTGGCGCCGACCTCGGTGTCGCTGCGTGCCGAGGAGACCGCGCAGGGCCTGTGGCTGAGCAACAGCGGCGACGTGCCGCTGCGCGCGCAGGTGCGCGTGTTCCGCTGGCAGCAGCGCGACGGCGAGGATGTGCTCGACCCCAGCGACCGCATCGCGCTCAGCCCGCCGATGCTGGAACTGGCGCCGCACGCGCGGCAACTGGTGCGGGTGATCCGCCTGGATCCCGCACCCGGCGCTGGCGAGGACGCCTACCGCATCCTGGTCGACGAGTTGCCCGGCCAGGATCCCGCCAGCGGCGCCAGCGCCGGGTTGCAGTTCGTGCTGCGCTATTCGGTGCCGGTATTCCTGCAGCCCGCCGTCGCCACCGCGCCGACACTGCGCGCACGGCTGCTCCGCGACGGCGCCGCCGCGGCGCTGGAAGTGGCCAACCAGGGCAACGGCCACGCGCAACTGGTGGACCTGCAGTTCGTCGCCGGCGACGGCCGGCGCACCGCGATCGCCGAAGGCCTGGCCGGTTACGTGCTGCCGGGCCAGCGCAAGCGCTGGCCGCTGCCGGCGGCGCTGGCGCAGACCCAGGGAACGTTCGAGGCAAGGATCAATGGCGAGCCGCACGCGCAGTCGCTGGTCGTGGACACCGCGGCACCCTGA